A genomic stretch from Erigeron canadensis isolate Cc75 chromosome 9, C_canadensis_v1, whole genome shotgun sequence includes:
- the LOC122581959 gene encoding dihydroorotate dehydrogenase (quinone), mitochondrial-like, whose product MAGRIGLRFMKDSLNQKLKSIGNLRHYCSSSSSTNGPAAKPNLSRSSRMERLLTGAVIGLVGGAYVSTMDGETFSGWLFTASKAANPFFALLDPEVAHRLAISAAASGLVPREKRQDQPILGLEVWGRRFSNPIGLSAGFDKNAEAVEGLLGLGFGFVEVGSITPLPQEGNPKPRMFRLRDQGAIINRCGFNGEGIAVASKRLAALHERKAGPGILGVNIGKNKTSEDAAADYVQGVNALAQYADYLVINVSSPNTPGLRQLQGRKQLKELVKKVQAARDGMKWGKEGPPPLLVKIAPDLSKQDLEDIAAVALDLSLDGLIISNTTISRPEVVQGNPVSQESGGLSGKPLFSLSNSILSDMYILTKGKIPLVGCGGVSSGEDAYKKIRAGATLVQIYSAFAYGGPALIPQIKAELAHCLERDGFKSIYDAVGADCR is encoded by the exons atggCGGGAAGGATTGGATTAAGATTCATGAAAGATTCTCTAAATCAGAAGCTGAAATCGATAGGGAATCTCAGGCATTACTGTTCTTCTTCCTCTTCCACTAATGGCCCTGCAGCTAAACCCAACCTCTCTCGTTCTTCTAGAATG GAAAGATTACTTACAGGAGCAGTCATTGGTCTGGTTGGAGGAGCTTATGTGAGCACTATGGATGGAGAAACATTCAG TGGCTGGCTATTTACTGCATCAAAAGCTGCCAATCCATTTTTTGCGTTGCTGGATCCAGAGGTCGCTCATCGCCTTGCTATTTCTGCTGCAGCTAGTGGATTGGTACCTAGAGAAAAGAGGCAAGATCAGCCGATACTAGGACTTGAAGTTTGGGGAAGGAGGTTTTCCAATCCAATAGGGCTCTCTGCTGGCTTTGATAAAAATGCAGAGGCTGTTGAAGGTTTACTTGGATTAGGTTTTGGCTTTGTAGAAGTTGGATCAATAACTCCCCTTCCACAGGAGGGAAATCCAAAGCCTCGTATGTTCAGATTGAGAGACCAAGG TGCCATTATTAACAGGTGTGGCTTTAATGGAGAAGGAATAGCTGTTGCTTCAAAAAGGTTGGCTGCTTTACATGAACGGAAAGCTGGTCCTGGAATTCTCGGGGTCAATATTGGAAAGAACAAAACCAGTGAAGATGCTGCTGCAGATTATGTACAAGGTGTAAATGCATTAGCCCAGTATGCTGACTACTTG GTAATTAACGTATCATCGCCTAATACACCTGGACTCCGCCAGCTTCAAGGAAGAAAGCAGTTAAAGGAACTTGTTAAGAAG GTTCAAGCAGCTCGTGACGGAATGAAATGGGGTAAAGAAGGCCCCCCTCCATTGCTAGTCAAAATTGCTCCAGACTTGTCTAAGCAAGACCTTGAAGATATTGCAGCG GTTGCTCTTGATCTCAGCTTGGATGGTTTG ATTATATCAAACACTACCATTTCAAGGCCAGAGGTAGTGCAGGGCAATCCTGTATCACAGGAAAGTGGTGGACTGAGTGGGAAGCCTCTTTTCAGTTTGTCAAATAGCATCCTAAGTGACATGTATATTCTAACAAAG GGAAAGATCCCTTTGGTTGGCTGTGGTGGTGTGAGCAG TGGAGAGGATGCTTACAAAAAGATAAGAGCAGGGGCAACTCTTGTTCAGATATATTCAGCATTTGCCTATGGTGGTCCGGCCCTTATACCTCAGATAAAG GCTGAACTTGCACACTGCTTAGAAAGAGATGGGTTCAAGTCCATCTATGACGCAGTTGGTGCAGACTGCCGATAG